A portion of the Acidobacteriota bacterium genome contains these proteins:
- a CDS encoding EutN/CcmL family microcompartment protein produces MQLARVKGTVVSTIKNSTLTARKLMVIQPLDGNLKASGKPMVAVDSVGAGAGELVFWCRGKEASFPFEGSEVPTDCTIVGIVDSEAHVKAIATGGKA; encoded by the coding sequence ATGCAACTGGCTCGGGTCAAAGGAACCGTCGTTTCAACCATAAAAAATTCAACGCTGACGGCGCGAAAACTGATGGTGATTCAACCATTGGATGGAAATCTGAAAGCTTCGGGAAAACCGATGGTCGCAGTGGATTCCGTGGGCGCGGGCGCGGGGGAATTGGTGTTTTGGTGTCGCGGTAAAGAAGCCAGCTTTCCGTTTGAAGGCAGTGAAGTCCCGACCGATTGCACCATCGTCGGCATTGTGGATTCCGAAGCGCACGTAAAGGCCATCGCAACAGGAGGCAAGGCGTGA
- a CDS encoding EutN/CcmL family microcompartment protein — protein sequence MILARVLGNVVATQKNPRYGEARIMLVQPVNPDGTLRGASILALDSVDAGEGDLVVVVQEGWSASTASTGEPGAAIDSAIVGVVDYIENHN from the coding sequence GTGATTCTGGCCAGAGTGTTGGGCAATGTAGTAGCCACACAAAAGAATCCTCGCTACGGCGAGGCACGCATCATGCTTGTGCAGCCGGTAAATCCCGACGGCACCTTGCGCGGGGCTTCCATACTGGCGTTGGATTCGGTTGATGCGGGCGAGGGCGATTTGGTCGTTGTGGTTCAGGAAGGCTGGTCTGCCTCGACGGCCTCCACTGGCGAACCCGGAGCCGCCATTGACAGCGCCATTGTTGGCGTTGTGGATTACATCGAAAATCACAATTAA
- a CDS encoding YjbQ family protein has product MEWIQKEFSLRARPRGFHLVTPEVLEYLPELRDIEIGILHLFIQHTSASLTINENADPDVRGDMERHFNTAVPENAPYYEHTLEGADDMPAHIKASILGASLSIPIKSGRLRMGTWQGIYLCEHRNHGGSRRIVATIFGNKR; this is encoded by the coding sequence ATGGAATGGATTCAAAAGGAATTTTCGCTCCGCGCGCGTCCGCGCGGATTTCATTTAGTCACGCCTGAAGTGCTGGAATATCTGCCTGAACTGCGAGATATCGAAATCGGCATCCTTCACCTGTTCATTCAACACACATCGGCTTCGCTGACGATCAACGAAAATGCCGATCCGGACGTGCGCGGCGATATGGAACGCCACTTCAACACGGCAGTGCCGGAAAACGCTCCGTATTACGAACACACGCTGGAAGGCGCAGATGATATGCCGGCTCACATCAAAGCCTCGATTTTAGGTGCATCACTTTCGATCCCCATTAAAAGCGGACGACTGCGAATGGGAACCTGGCAAGGGATTTATTTGTGTGAGCACCGCAACCACGGCGGATCAAGACGAATTGTGGCGACGATTTTTGGCAACAAACGGTGA
- the recG gene encoding ATP-dependent DNA helicase RecG: protein MLSLSTPLIELHHHGLPRIGKKTSESLAVEIAALTAQPNPYKSTVEDLLHYLPMRYEDRSNLARISDLRDGVTASVEVKVRVGGIVPLKGGRLKMYEFIATDGEGQVRAFWWNQVYLNRVFTRGSRVVLYGQWKWNRYKNYFEVENPEYESLTEEEGDSDFDAIHTARRVPIYHKLGDFRTRQLRSIFHHILANLPEPFPEILSQEIIERCGLMGRDQALRNAHFPAGDASIDDYNQMKSAAHRRLIFEELFWLTFAIGLRRQERVKEPKGEIIEITDRVREAVRRILPFTPTNAQKRAIKEIVDDMTGQEPMNRLLQGDVGSGKTIVAVQAMVISVENGYQAALMAPTEILAEQHARNIKRWLADTGYRAELLLGSTKAKEKREIHEALKSGEIDIIIGTHALIQEAVEFHKLGLAVIDEQHRFGVMQRAEIRRRGENPDVLVVTATPIPRSLAMTVYGDLEVSIIDELPPGRTPIKTFVRGDDRREKIYEFIRQQLQAGRQAYVVYPIIEESEKLDLRNATEMYEHLRQDVFTEFRVGLLHGRMSPSEKEEVMNAFSVNELQILVATTVIEVGVDVPNASVMLIEHAERFGLSQLHQLRGRVGRGAAESYCILLAQFSKTREAQERLKVMEETLDGFKIAEKDLEIRGPGEVMGTRQSGLPEFRIANIVRDQKILELARRETNFLLSQSNRTKQMNSLIQFVRNQPRFGLAQIG from the coding sequence ATGCTTTCACTTAGCACACCACTTATCGAACTTCATCATCACGGCTTACCACGAATTGGCAAGAAAACCTCGGAATCTCTGGCTGTTGAAATTGCCGCCCTCACTGCTCAACCCAATCCATACAAATCTACGGTTGAGGACCTGCTGCATTATTTGCCAATGCGGTACGAGGACCGGTCGAATCTGGCTCGCATTTCGGATTTGCGCGACGGCGTGACAGCTTCGGTCGAAGTGAAAGTGCGTGTCGGAGGTATTGTTCCGCTGAAAGGCGGGCGGCTGAAAATGTATGAATTCATCGCTACTGACGGCGAAGGCCAAGTGCGGGCGTTCTGGTGGAATCAAGTGTATCTGAATCGTGTTTTCACGCGAGGCTCACGCGTTGTCCTTTACGGGCAGTGGAAGTGGAATCGGTACAAAAATTATTTTGAAGTCGAAAATCCGGAATACGAATCTTTGACAGAAGAAGAAGGTGATTCCGACTTTGACGCGATTCACACTGCTCGGCGCGTGCCGATTTACCACAAACTTGGGGATTTTCGGACACGGCAACTTCGCTCAATCTTTCATCACATTTTGGCGAATTTGCCTGAGCCATTCCCTGAAATTCTCTCCCAAGAAATCATCGAACGATGTGGATTGATGGGGCGGGACCAAGCGCTGCGAAATGCGCATTTCCCTGCCGGCGATGCGTCAATTGACGATTACAACCAGATGAAGTCAGCAGCGCATCGGCGCTTGATCTTCGAAGAATTGTTTTGGCTGACATTTGCTATTGGGCTTCGCCGACAGGAACGCGTCAAAGAACCCAAGGGCGAAATCATTGAAATCACGGACCGCGTGCGCGAAGCCGTTCGCCGCATTTTGCCTTTTACTCCGACCAATGCTCAGAAACGGGCAATCAAAGAAATCGTAGACGATATGACCGGCCAGGAACCGATGAACCGTTTACTGCAGGGTGATGTCGGAAGCGGTAAAACCATCGTCGCCGTGCAGGCAATGGTGATTTCAGTCGAAAATGGTTATCAGGCCGCGCTGATGGCTCCGACGGAAATTCTGGCCGAACAGCATGCAAGGAATATCAAACGCTGGCTGGCCGACACCGGCTATCGCGCCGAATTGCTGTTGGGCAGCACAAAAGCCAAAGAAAAACGTGAAATTCACGAAGCCTTAAAGTCTGGAGAAATTGACATCATCATCGGAACTCATGCCCTGATCCAAGAAGCCGTGGAGTTTCATAAACTCGGTTTGGCGGTGATTGATGAACAGCATCGCTTCGGTGTGATGCAGCGGGCGGAAATTCGCCGCCGCGGAGAAAATCCAGATGTGCTAGTGGTGACTGCAACACCAATCCCTCGCAGCCTGGCAATGACCGTTTATGGCGACCTGGAAGTTTCAATCATTGACGAACTGCCGCCCGGGCGCACTCCGATCAAAACCTTTGTGCGCGGCGATGATCGGCGTGAAAAGATTTATGAATTTATTCGCCAACAACTCCAGGCTGGGCGACAGGCTTATGTTGTTTACCCAATTATTGAAGAATCGGAAAAACTTGATCTGAGAAATGCGACGGAGATGTACGAGCATTTGCGGCAGGACGTTTTCACGGAATTTCGGGTCGGATTACTGCACGGCAGGATGAGTCCGTCCGAAAAAGAAGAAGTTATGAACGCCTTCAGCGTGAACGAACTTCAAATTCTGGTTGCAACTACCGTTATTGAAGTCGGCGTTGATGTTCCGAATGCCTCCGTCATGCTGATTGAACACGCTGAAAGATTCGGACTCTCCCAGCTTCATCAGCTTCGCGGGCGAGTCGGACGAGGAGCGGCGGAAAGTTACTGCATTTTATTGGCTCAATTTTCTAAAACCAGAGAAGCGCAGGAACGGCTAAAGGTCATGGAAGAAACTCTTGATGGGTTCAAAATCGCCGAAAAAGATTTGGAAATTCGTGGCCCCGGTGAAGTTATGGGAACTCGACAATCCGGCTTGCCTGAGTTTCGGATTGCCAACATCGTTCGTGATCAAAAAATCCTTGAACTTGCGCGTCGTGAAACGAATTTTTTACTTAGCCAAAGCAATCGAACCAAGCAAATGAATTCTTTGATTCAATTTGTCCGCAATCAGCCTCGATTTGGCTTAGCGCAAATTGGGTAA
- a CDS encoding ribonuclease D: MINQTVEYIGDQNKLTGLIKRIKSVSALALDIETINWWDRDAERVALIQLAYREDPSSKAILAESPIQVVIIDALAEFDLSELRWPLEFSSMPKVIHNASYDAVRLAKHFGINTSPIFDTMLAARRNGEKKCSLKAQVGNHLGYLIDKAEQRSDWGRRPLTKEQLEYAALDASCTLLLYERQLARGLRGDYELAYRIEKRSGHSVNLPFDSSRDDAGMVIPNLLTVKELNEISALEDLRLEGLALLGIIAELNGRYSPEQLAASVGKQRIGLAGWIVDHVLGFEEELDEFTVKEEIRILCERELVTISLSRRLNVTARGVELWKRNMPDNTSETAAL; this comes from the coding sequence ATGATAAATCAAACGGTCGAATACATTGGAGATCAAAATAAGCTGACCGGTTTAATCAAACGGATCAAGTCCGTTTCAGCGTTGGCACTGGATATCGAAACCATTAATTGGTGGGATCGAGATGCTGAAAGGGTTGCTCTGATTCAACTGGCCTATCGTGAAGACCCTAGTTCGAAAGCCATTTTGGCAGAATCGCCGATTCAAGTAGTGATTATTGATGCATTAGCTGAGTTTGATTTGTCTGAGCTGCGCTGGCCTTTGGAATTCAGCTCAATGCCGAAAGTCATACATAATGCAAGTTACGATGCTGTACGATTAGCTAAGCATTTTGGAATTAATACGTCTCCAATTTTTGACACAATGCTGGCAGCTCGTCGTAATGGGGAAAAAAAGTGCTCTTTGAAAGCTCAGGTCGGCAATCATCTGGGATATTTGATAGATAAGGCAGAACAACGAAGTGATTGGGGGCGTCGCCCTCTAACCAAAGAACAACTGGAATATGCGGCTCTGGACGCAAGCTGTACATTATTGCTCTATGAACGACAACTTGCGCGCGGCCTAAGAGGTGATTATGAACTGGCTTATCGAATAGAGAAGCGTTCGGGACATTCAGTAAATCTTCCATTTGATTCATCAAGAGATGATGCCGGAATGGTAATACCAAATTTGCTGACAGTTAAGGAGCTTAATGAGATAAGCGCCTTAGAAGATCTGAGGCTGGAAGGGCTTGCCTTATTAGGCATAATTGCTGAACTAAATGGGCGTTACAGCCCTGAGCAACTCGCGGCCTCGGTGGGAAAACAGCGGATTGGTTTGGCTGGATGGATTGTTGACCATGTTTTAGGCTTTGAAGAAGAACTGGATGAGTTTACAGTCAAAGAAGAAATTCGAATTTTATGTGAGCGTGAGCTCGTCACAATCAGCTTATCCCGGCGGTTGAACGTCACAGCTAGGGGAGTTGAGCTTTGGAAGAGAAACATGCCCGATAACACATCAGAAACTGCAGCATTATAA
- a CDS encoding NAD(P)/FAD-dependent oxidoreductase, producing MIMSKKVVIVGGGLAGLTAANFLAKGGSQITLFEKSRLKGGRAATFQKQGFFFNLGPHALYRGGQAFRILRELGVEISGGTPKVEGTWAIADGRKHKLPGKPLSLLTTSLLGIPAKLEAARVLKEFPKIDAAKVEHLTVREWLDRKIRNKDLRQFLQAFFRLGTYANDPERLSAGLALAQFQMALKESVLYLDGGWQTLVNDLRTKAEQAGVRIIPQSHVAQIIRNQSRQVTGVNLADGSSFPADAVIVATSPHEACEMLEGGEQTVLGEWAKNAIPVKAACLDVALERLPRPQATFALGIDRPLYLSVHSAAAKLTPEGKALIHVAMYLGSDAPNDSKAVEHELEELLELVQPGWQKLMIERRFMPSLTVVNALATAKQGGLSGRPGPAVPGIEGLFVAGDWVGTEGWLADASVASGKHAAQLAIGKPVLAFAKAA from the coding sequence ATGATTATGAGTAAAAAGGTCGTTATTGTGGGTGGGGGCCTTGCTGGTTTGACGGCCGCAAACTTTCTCGCAAAAGGTGGCTCCCAAATTACACTTTTTGAAAAATCACGTTTAAAAGGTGGACGCGCAGCCACTTTTCAAAAGCAAGGATTCTTTTTTAATTTGGGTCCCCATGCACTCTATCGTGGCGGCCAAGCCTTCAGAATTCTGCGCGAACTGGGAGTTGAAATCAGCGGCGGTACTCCCAAAGTGGAAGGAACTTGGGCTATTGCTGACGGACGAAAACACAAACTGCCTGGCAAACCGCTTTCCTTGCTGACTACCAGCTTGCTTGGGATTCCGGCCAAGCTGGAAGCCGCTCGTGTGCTGAAGGAATTTCCTAAAATTGACGCGGCGAAGGTTGAGCACCTAACCGTGCGCGAATGGTTGGACAGAAAGATCCGCAATAAGGATCTTCGACAATTTCTTCAGGCATTTTTCAGGCTTGGCACTTATGCAAACGACCCGGAACGTTTGAGCGCGGGGCTGGCGTTGGCTCAATTTCAAATGGCGTTAAAAGAATCCGTACTTTATCTCGATGGCGGCTGGCAAACGTTGGTGAATGATTTGCGGACGAAAGCCGAGCAGGCTGGCGTAAGAATCATCCCCCAATCCCACGTTGCTCAAATCATTCGAAACCAGTCCAGACAAGTCACAGGCGTAAATTTGGCTGATGGCTCTTCGTTTCCAGCCGATGCTGTCATCGTCGCCACCAGCCCTCACGAAGCCTGTGAGATGCTCGAAGGTGGCGAGCAAACCGTGCTCGGCGAATGGGCGAAAAACGCGATTCCGGTCAAGGCTGCTTGTCTGGACGTTGCGCTCGAACGATTGCCTCGGCCGCAAGCAACGTTTGCGCTTGGCATTGATCGGCCGCTTTATCTTTCCGTTCATTCGGCAGCCGCAAAACTCACGCCCGAAGGTAAAGCGTTGATTCACGTTGCGATGTATTTGGGTTCGGACGCTCCTAATGACTCCAAAGCCGTTGAGCATGAGTTGGAAGAATTGCTTGAATTGGTACAACCCGGCTGGCAAAAACTGATGATTGAACGGCGGTTTATGCCATCATTGACGGTTGTCAATGCCCTGGCAACAGCCAAACAGGGAGGTTTGAGTGGAAGACCTGGGCCAGCGGTTCCCGGCATTGAAGGTTTATTCGTCGCGGGAGATTGGGTTGGCACAGAAGGCTGGTTGGCAGATGCCAGCGTGGCCAGTGGAAAGCACGCAGCGCAATTGGCAATCGGAAAGCCTGTTCTGGCTTTCGCAAAAGCGGCTTAA
- a CDS encoding OsmC family protein, translated as MSDVTVKLNWAGGQAFTAVNSAGIETVLDGNRQAGASPVEILTEALGACSAIDVVVIMEKVRTPLQKLEVVVDADRRATEPRYVENVRIAFDAWGDGINQDKLARAINLSIGKYCSVFHSLRTDLKLVAKFRIHSNDSTTSGDYQEVEMSVPTGELQ; from the coding sequence ATGAGTGATGTAACGGTGAAATTGAATTGGGCAGGCGGACAGGCGTTCACGGCTGTGAATTCCGCCGGCATTGAAACAGTGCTGGATGGCAATCGGCAAGCAGGAGCGAGTCCGGTTGAGATTTTGACAGAAGCTTTGGGCGCCTGTTCGGCGATTGATGTAGTCGTCATTATGGAAAAGGTTCGGACGCCGCTACAAAAGTTGGAAGTGGTCGTTGACGCCGACCGTAGGGCCACCGAACCGCGTTACGTTGAAAATGTGCGCATCGCGTTTGACGCCTGGGGTGATGGAATTAACCAGGACAAACTGGCGCGAGCAATCAATCTTTCGATTGGCAAGTACTGCAGCGTGTTTCATTCGCTACGGACGGATCTGAAGTTAGTCGCCAAGTTCCGAATTCATTCCAATGACTCCACGACTTCGGGCGATTATCAGGAAGTCGAAATGTCCGTACCAACCGGCGAATTGCAATGA